Proteins encoded in a region of the Methanobrevibacter sp. genome:
- a CDS encoding TIGR00296 family protein: MINNESGQYLVKIAKDAIKQHLETGEKITKGKNYPAELDEKSGVFVTLNKNNNLRGCIGYVEPIMSAIEATIDVAIAAAVSDPRFPEVGLDELDAIDLEVTVLTKPELIEIAHYKQYFDEIEIGTDGLIIQKGYSRGLLLPQVATENKLDIEGFLEHTCMKAGISADSWMDESCDVYKFQGQIFK; this comes from the coding sequence ATGATTAATAATGAATCAGGACAATACTTAGTAAAAATAGCTAAAGATGCTATCAAACAGCATTTGGAAACCGGAGAAAAAATAACTAAAGGCAAAAACTATCCTGCCGAATTAGATGAAAAATCAGGCGTTTTTGTAACACTGAATAAAAATAATAATCTGAGAGGCTGTATCGGATATGTCGAGCCAATTATGAGTGCAATTGAAGCAACAATCGATGTGGCTATTGCAGCAGCAGTTAGCGATCCGAGATTTCCGGAAGTCGGCTTAGATGAATTAGACGCAATAGATTTAGAAGTGACTGTTCTTACAAAACCGGAACTGATTGAAATAGCTCATTACAAGCAATATTTTGATGAAATCGAAATTGGGACTGACGGTTTAATAATACAGAAAGGTTATTCCAGAGGATTATTACTGCCTCAGGTGGCAACAGAGAACAAACTGGACATAGAAGGATTTTTAGAACACACATGTATGAAAGCAGGAATTAGTGCAGACAGCTGGATGGATGAAAGTTGTGACGTATATAAATTCCAGGGGCAAATTTTTAAATAG